In one window of Pagrus major chromosome 12, Pma_NU_1.0 DNA:
- the zer1 gene encoding protein zer-1 homolog, producing the protein MAAKAGDNPDSLMTLATVFCLRNLRKTMCYQGLRNKLCLRSDIFLPSEICDKLVNTYMELVHTDSNFEPEESFFQLFSDPRSTRLTRVQLREDFVRDRDLEAIRKQDLIELHLTYCNSLSSRSLKTLTCFRETLVSLCLFGCNHIFYRKGGAPLACNEDTEDEEEESPASRQAIETDFNFQGFNRLRLLNLGGLPDEVDAETLLKPLMSLTSLDLSNVQLLGTAFLTQWKDRLASLVLYNVDLSEELVSTVVEIVHLRHLDISRESRRTSKFKMTRKILTAIVQRLVNLVSLDISGHIMLDNCTVPHFEEAMGRPSIEPCKSSIYPFQELKRPLQFLGLYDTTLCNVTHIPAYKVTGSKNEDQVLNAIEAYTEFRPELAHRAINQLFDIARIQHCSQLLRALQLVIAALKCHKYDKSIQVTGSAALYYLTNTEYRSDQSVRLRREVIQVVLNGMEQYQEVTVQRNCCLTLCNFSIPEELEFQYSRVNQLLLKILEPARQDESIQRIAVHLCNALVCQVDNHHKEAVGKMGFVKTMLNLIQKKLQDRMCDQVMEFSWSALWNITDETPDNCQMFLNCRGMSLFLECLQEFPDKQELHRNMLGLLGNVAEVKALRPQLLTPQFITVFSNLLDSKADGIEVSYNACGVLSHIMFDGPEVWSMEEPRRDTVMDKMWDAIQSWDVSSRRNINYRSFEPILRLLPQSISPVSQHWATWALFNLVSVYPSKYCPLLIKEGGISLLEKVLKLDSSHPETKDMASKVMEQCENFKEDPMETNHGQEVNYGQRG; encoded by the exons ATGGCAGCCAAAGCAGGAGACAACCCTGACAGCCTCATGACTCTGGCAACGGTGTTCTGCCTGAGGAACCTCAGGAAGACCATGTGCTACCAGGGGTTGAGGAACAAGCTCTGCCTGCGCTCCGACATCTTCCTTCCCAGCGAAATCTGCGACAAGCTGGTCAACAC ATATATGGAGCTGgtccacacagacagtaacTTTGAACCAGAGGAGAGCTTCTTCCAACTATTCTCAGACCCTCGAAGCACCAGACTTACCAGGGTACAGCTGAGAGAAGACTTCGTACGTGACAGAGACTTGGAGGCCATTAGAAAACAG GACCTGATTGAGCTTCACCTCACCTACTGCAACAGTCTGTCATCCCGCAGTTTGAAAACACTGACCTGCTTCCGTGAGACCTTggtgtctctttgtctcttcgGCTGCAACCACATCTTCTACCGGAAGGGTGGCGCCCCGCTCGCCTGCAATGAAGACAccgaggatgaggaggaggaaagcCCTGCTTCTAGGCAAGCAATAGAGACAGACTTTAACTTCCAGGGGTTCAACCGCCTCAGGTTGCTCAACTTAGGGGGCCTGCCTGATGAGGTGGATGCTGAGACCCTGCTCAAACCCCTGATGTCACTCACCTCACTAGATCTATCTAATGTACAGTTGCTGGGAACAGCTTTTCTCACACAATGGAAAGACAGACTGGCATCTCTTGTTCTCTACAATGTGGACCTGTCGGAGGAGTTGGTCAGTACAGTGGTGGAGATCGTTCATCTCAG ACATCTCGACATCTCGCGGGAGAGCAGGCGAACCTCCAAGTTTAAGATGACAAGGAAGATCCTGACGGCCATCGTACAGCGCCTGGTCAATCTGGTGTCACTGGACATCTCGGGTCACATTATGCTGGACAACTGCACAGTTCCACACTTTGAAGAGGCTATGGGTCGGCCAAG caTTGAGCCGTGCAAGAGCAGCATCTATCCTTTCCAGGAGCTGAAGAGGCCCCTGCAGTTTCTGGGCTTATATGACACCACCCTTTGCAATGTGACGCACATCCCTGCGTATAAG GTGACTGGATCCAAGAATGAGGACCAGGTCCTGAATGCCATCGAGGCTTACACAGAGTTTCGCCCTGAGCTGGCCCACAGAGCCATCAATCAGCTGTTTGACATTGCTAGGATACAGCACTGCAGCCAACTGCTCCGAGCTTTGCAA CTTGTCATAGCAGCGTTGAAGTGCCATAAATATGATAAGAGTATACAGGTGACGGGCAGCGCTGCTCTGTACTACCTGACCAACACAGAGTACCGCAGTGACCAGAGTGTGCGGTTGCGCAGAGAAGTGATTCAAGTGGTACTGAATGGAATGGAGCAGTACCAGGAGGTCACT GTCCAGAGGAACTGCTGCTTGACTCTGTGTAACTTCAGTATTCCAGAGGAGCTGGAGTTCCAGTACAGTCGGGTCaaccagctgctgctgaaaatcCTGGAGCCAGCCAGGCAGGATGAGTCCATCCAGAGAATTGCTGTGCACCTCTGCAACGCTTTGGTTTGTCAGGTGGACAACCATCACAAGGAAGCTGTGGGAAAGATGGGATTTGTCAAG aCGATGTTGAATTTAATTCAGAAGAAGCTTCAGGACAGAATG TGTGACCAGGTGATGGAGTTTTCCTGGAGCGCTCTGTGGAACATCACTGATGAGACGCCTGACAACTGCCAGATGTTCCTTAACTGTCGGGGCATGAGTCTGTTTCTGGAGTGTCTACAG GAATTTCCAGACAAACAGGAGCTTCACCGCAACATGTTGGGACTTTTGGGAAACGTAGCTGAGGTCAAAGCACTGAGGCCACAGCTGCTCACCCCACAGTTCATCACTGTGTTCAG TAACCTGCTGGACAGTAAGGCGGACGGGATCGAGGTGTCGTACAACGCGTGTGGTGTACTTTCACACATCATGTTTGACGGGCCTGAGGTTTGGTCGATGGAAGAGCCGAGAAGAGACACAGTGATGGACAAGATGTGGGATGCCATCCAGAGCTGGGATGTCAGCTCACGCCGCAACATCAACTACAG GTCATTCGAGCCCATCCTGCGGTTGCTGCCTCAGAGCATCTCCCCTGTCAGTCAGCACTGGGCCACATGGGCTCTCTTTAACCTGGTGTCAGTTTACC CAAGCAAGTATTGTCCCCTGCTGATAAAGGAAGGAGGAATCAGTCTTCTAGAGAAGGTCCTGAAGCTGGACAGCTCACACCCAGAGACCAAGGACATGGCCAG CAAAGTAATGGAGCAATGTGAAAACTTCAAAGAAGACCCGATGGAAACAAATCATGGACAGGAGGTAAATTATGGACAAAGAGGTTGA